CAATAGGTTATTGGGCAGATTACATAAGATGTCATATATGTGATGCATGGGAAACACTGTCCCAGTGGGCACACAGGGCACAATAAATGGTAACTAGGAAAAGTATTTTCCTGTTGtaaaattatagttatttaaccagggcagggcaggttatgatatggagaaaagggCATGGAGGTGATGTGCACAAATATCCACCTTGGTCACCTGAGAATCAGGAAGAAGGAAGCAGCCTTCAAAGTGATCCTGTGGGGCTGCCATTAAATGGAGGCTTTAATGGTCTTTTTTCACACTGTACTTACTTATATCTATTATgtaatttcctaaaatattactttttaaaaaagattttatctatttattcatgagacacacacacacacacacacacacacacacacacacacacacagaggcagaggcacaggcagagggagaagcaggctccatgcagggagcctgacgtgggactcaatcctggggctccaggatcacacactgagccaaatacagatgctttaaccactgagccacccaggtgtccctaaaatattactttttaatcagaaaattattaaaggatataatttttattgctatgtGGCTTACATACCATAGATGCACCCctttgaagtgtacaattcagttgTAATATATTCACTCTGATGTGTAATCACTATcactgtctaattccagaacattttcatcaccccaaaaagaatcTCTCTACCCAATGGCACTCACCAACCACATCCTAAACAGCTACTAATCTATCTTCTGTCTTTATGGATTGGTCTATTCTGGCCATGTCATATAAATAGAGTCATACCatatgtgtttttgtgtgtgtgtctggtatCTCtgttagcataatgttttctttctttttttaagattttatttatttattcataagagacagagagaaagagagagaggaagaggcacaggcagagggaaaagcaggctccatgcagggagcctgacatgggacttgatccaggatcataccctgggccaaaggcaggtgctaaaccgctgagccacccagggatccccagcataaTGTTTTcgaggttcatccacgttgtagcatgaatcagtacctcattcatttttatggcggAATTATACTCTATTATGGGGATATACCATACTTTGTTTACCCACTCATAAACTCAAAATCAGTttatggacatttgagttgtttccatgttttggctgttaggaataaggctgctatgaacatcatgCACATGTCTTCTTATGGATatctattttcagttcttttaggTATACATGTAGGAGTATAATACAGGTCAAATGgtaactgttttttaaaagattttgtttaaaaaaaaaaaaaaaaaaaaaaaaaaaaaaaaaaagattttgtttatttatttgacagagagagagagtaagtacaagcagggggagtgtcagagggagagggagaagtcggctccccactgagcagagaggctcacatggggctccatcccaggactctgggatcatgacctgaactgaaggcagatgcctaacaactcagccacccaggcgcccctctattgTTCAACTCTGAAGAATTGCCAAGCTATTCCAAAGCAGCTTCTACCACTTTGCATTCCTTCCAGCAATGTATTCAGGTTGCAGTTTTTCTACatccttataatttttaaaaaacaatttatttatttattcatgagagacacagagagatatatagagacacaggcagagggagaagcaggttccatgcagggagtctgatgtgggactgggtctcaggaccccagggtcataccCTCAGCCAAAAGGtggtcgctcaaccactgagccacccaaaaattgagtcccaaattttttttttttttttaacaaagaaagcTAAGTCTTTGTAGCTGTTTGAGCTGGGCTCCACACCCTCAGTTTCCTTTCCGGAaacagggcccagggcagggaagCTCTGTGCTTTGTGTCCTTTAGTGGCTCTTCTACAGTGATCTCCCTCAGCCTGCGAGCTCCTGGAGCGGAGTCTCTGTCTCCCAGAACCGCCCCTAGGGGGCAGCTCATAACAGTTCTTCAACAGTTACGTTTCTCTCCAGAAAAGGGTTCAAACTGGCTGAATGTGCAGGGACAGAAAAGGGGATTTAATTTCATGCCTCTCTTACCAATGTGAGTGCTGTTCTCTATATTTTAGCTCAAAGAATAGTCAACCCTGATTAACTAtcaaaaatcatatgatgatctaggggcacctgatggctcagtcagttaaagcatctgcctttggctcagctcatgattctggggtcctgggattgagcccgacagcaggctccctgctcagtagggagtcggcttctccctctgcccctccccgtgcttgttctctatctctctctctttcaaataaataaataaataaataaataaataaataaataaaatccttaaacaaaatatcatataaggatcttattaaaatgcctatttccagggtgcctgggtacctcagtctgttaagcatctgcctttggctgggattATGATTCCAggagtcctggatcaagccccatattgcattggggtctctgctcagtggggagcctgcttctccctctccttctgccactctccctgcttgtactctctttttctgtgttaagtgaataaataaataaaatctttaaatacaataaatttccatttccattcctTCCTAGGAGATTCTAATCCCTTTAGTTTGGAGTTCAGCCCAggcaatctgtatttttaacaagtaccctaggtgattctgatgaacTGTAGTTGGGAAGCAAGATATTATACCCTTTATCCCACAGTGATGTGGCCCATTttgcagttgagaaaactgaggctcagagaaaaatTAACTTGCCCCAAATCATAGTTAGCTTGACCTTCTCCAAAGCCTCTATGTTCCATATGACGCCAGGCTTTACATTTGTTAGCATGGACCTGCAGAGTAGAGAGCCTCTCTCCATGCAGGACTGGAAATTCTGACAACAAAGACCTTGGCAAACACCCTACATTCCTCTTCCCTATTTCCACTGAATGTGGTGAGAATACATATTGTATTTGATTCCTAAGCCtgttataacaaagtaccacgggctgggtgacttaaaacaacaaatttgttttctttttttttttacaaatttgttttctgaaagttCTTAGAAGctcaaagtccaaaatcaagatgttggcaggatcACGGTCTCTCTGAGGGATCTAGGGAAGACTTTGTTCCATGCATTTTTCTTAGCTTCTGTTGTTTCCCAGCAATCCTCGGCATTCCTTGACTTCCAGCGATGTGactccaatctctgtctccatTTCATGTGTTGTTCTCTCtacatgtctctctttttttttttaaagatttatttatttatttattcatgatagagacacacacacacacacacacacacacacacacacacaaacacaagaggagggagaagcaggctccacgccgggagccggacgcgagactcgatcccgggactccaggatcacgccctgggccaaaggcaggtgctaaaccgctgagccacccagggatcccctgtctcttttctttttataagacaCCAGTCATACTAGGTTAAGGACCTACCCTACTTCAGTCTGACCTCTTCTTACatattaattacatctgcaaagaccctgtttcaaaataaggtcacattcataggtaccaaggttagggcttcaacatacctTTTGGGAGGGGAATACCCCCCCAAATATCTAGGATAATCAGAAAGTATCAAACAAAAGCAGGATTCTAATGCTGGACTTACACACCCAATCACTATGGTGATACTTAGTTTCTAAAAGCAGGTACAATCCAAGGGCCAGATGGGAAGAGAAGCTGTGGTGGGCACAGGGTGAGATTTGGGCACTGTGCATGGCACTTGACAGTTAAGGACTTTGATCTGGCATCAAAATAGTTCATAAATCTGGCTCAactagattttattcattcagtcaacagCTCTGTAGGCTTCTCATGTGCCAAGATTGGGTAGGGAGCAAGGCAGGTGGGAACCATTCAATCATGGCTTCTGGTTTATTGGGGTGACTGACCACCAGAGGATCACACTAATGAGGGCACAATTACAAACTAAGATCTGTGCTCTAAGAAGAAACCTGGTGTCACCAAGGAGACCTTCCTGTTGCTGTATttactccctcccttccttcctttccctcccattcttcctccttccctcccttttatCAATTAACCTTCTCTTGGGACACCTGAAGGTATTGCAAAATCTCAGTGAAATAGAGGGAATTAGAGCATTCCTAGTAGTGTGGGCGTAGTAACAACCCAAACTGCAGGATTAATGGGGTAGAGGCTGGGAGACAGAGGGGTAGGAGGCTTCGTGTTAAAGGGTAAGGGTGGGAGAGTGTCCCACCTGGGTTTTCCCCCTACTGTGCAGTAAACACGCCCTGGGAGATTCATGGCCAGTGGGTAACAGCTCTTAAAGCTTTTACCAATTTGAAGCTGTGGacctcctcccctccaaaaaTCCCTTTATTGTTTGGCCCTTATATAGCATGTTCCCTAGGATGCCAAGATAGCAGGCCAAGCCCTGGCCAGGGTAGGGTCAATGCCTAGAGAAGCCCCACTCTGACCTGGCCGTAATGGCTGTGAAATCCTGCCTAGCTTGGGGAAGCTCTCAAATCTGGCTCCGTCTCCCTCCCTACTACCATGGTCCCAAGGTCCCACTGATGAAGGATACTTGGAAGACAGGCAAGTGGGGACACCCTTAAAAGGATCTGACACTACTCTGGAAGGCGTCCTCCACCCTTTCCCAAGAGATAGCTAggtgacaaaaacctgattggatgaTAGGCTCAGGGAGGGTTCATCAGGTGAAAACAGCCCGCCAACAAGCCCTAGACTTAGGAACTCCTGTGGCAACCCTCTCCGGTCCCCTCCCTCTTGGGGAGCTTTGTATTACCACTCAATAAACCCTGCTTGACTGCCCACCACTCTGCCTGGccacctcttcattctttgaagtggCGTGACCAAGAAGCAAAGGCACCAAAGTAAAACGAATCCTGTAGCACCATCTCTTACCTCCCTGTGACCAGGATGGTCAGGCTCCTTCCAATCCACCCCCCACCTACACAGGTGTCAGAGGGATCCTTCTCAAATGCCAATCAGACTGGGCACTCCCTGGCTCCCACTGGCCTCCCATTTCCTTCAGGGTGGCTCCCAGTGACCTGGCTCCCATCTGGTACTCCAGCCCCACTTGCCTCTTGCCAGGTACCCTTCAGCTACTTGTGGCTGCCTCTACACCAGACACAGCATCACTTCTCTGTACTCTGCCTGGAATTGCCTGTCCGGTCCCATTCTGGTGGCTAACTCCTCCTGATCCTTGGACAACCACTTCCATCAGCATCTCTGGATGCATTAAGTGCCCCTTTTCAGAGCTCTCACCTTCTCCCACTATCATTGCATTGTGTTGCAACTTTCTTTCCACTGagacatcttttccttttttttttttaagacttatttatttattcacgagagacccagagagaggcagagacacacaggcagagggagaagcaggctcctcacgggagcttgatgtgggacccaatcctggatcctgggatcacgacctgaaccgaaggcagcctccaaccattgagccatccaggtgtccctttcctttcttttttctttttttaaagatttatttatttacttgagggggagcaagcacagagggagagaagcagactccccgctgagcacagagcctgatgcaggagctcgattccaggaccctgggatcacgacttaagccaaaggcagacactttgggcctgagccacccaggtgcccctaactggGACATCCTTGAGGTGGGAACAATGTCGGATTATACTGTGATCTTCCCCCTACAcgtctccctgccctgcccccagccacaCTGTGTGCCTAGGAGCCGGCACCACAACACGACATCCCTTAATGCCCAGCTAGGGCTCCACTGCCCACCTGACCACAAGCTCTGGCCTTGGCTGATAGATACATTTATGTTTCCAAATAGACTTTGACTGTGACCTGACAGTTTTGTGGATGTGAGCCTTCACTGCCACCCCTAGTCTGCAAGTGCCCCGAGACCCGGCCCAGAAAGCTCCCAGACAGAGGTCACTAGTGGAAAGATGGGATCTCACAGAGCTGCTTCCGTTCCCTCCACTTCTGCCAGTAGTCAGTGAGCTATCCCTGAGGTGCTCCTGTAGCCACCCCCCTTATCCCAGAACTTCTCAGGTTCCCCCCTCggtcttgggggtgggggtgcaaagGGGTATCAGTCCCCTTCCTTCGGAGCCTGCTCCTGGGTCGGCAGGGCCAGAGGATGGGTAAGGCAGGGGTAGGATGCTCAGGTGTGCTGGATTCTACTGTCCTTGTGCGTACCTATCAAAAGCCTAGGAACTGAACGTgcgggggtggagtgggggtgcTAAAAAGGTTTCATAACCTGCTTTCTGGTATGGGCGGCAGAGACTCAGTCAACCATCAGGGCAGGTTAATATTCTGAAGGTGAGGAAACAATCTCTAGGCAGGAAAGGGACTTAATCTGCTCCCTACcaacaagaaaagaaagcctcTGCTTGCGTGGTCCTGCTGACCTGGCAATCAGGACTTCAGATCTTGGTTTTGGAAAGCTGGCCCTTTTCCAGAACCAAGACCAGTCTTCTTTAAGAGTCTACCATGCAGGACCTCTTCCAAGTTTCATCATTTACTTTCAATGCACAAGCCCAGGATCAGCCCAGGGCAGCTTAGCTGTCAGGCTAGTGGATTTTTTCCAACCTTCTCGGACCACCCACCCGTGAGGGTCGGACAAGCACACATAAACCCCTTGGCCTTTTGCAGGACTCATCAAGAAATCGGGGAGGGCAGACAGTGCCTGAGTCTGGGGGACGGGGCTCACTGATCCAAAGCTCAAggggaggtaggggtgggggaggaactCCCTAAAGAGCCCCTCCTGTCAGCTGCGGAGACTCACCTCTTGTCACTGGAGTGATTGATTTCAGGGTCTTGCCAGCAACATTCCTCCCCATCTTCTTTCCGTACTTGCTGTTAAGTTGCAAGTGGtagggtctgcttgagatcctgGGGCTACGTGCCCCCCCAGCACCCCGTCCGCCTTCACTGGCCAAAGTCCTTCCGGCACACAgcactcctccccccacccccagccccagctgacTTGAGCTGGACCCAGAGGCTTACGAGGCTGTTATCTCTCAACAGACAGCTGTGCAGGGCTGGAGGCAGCAGCTTATCAGGGAGCCTGCAGTGATTCACAGCCCAAGTTCCAGCTTCTCTGCTGAATAGTAATTTCCAGCAGTGGATTTGTGCTCAGTctgtctcctccccctctcccaagGGTGTGCTGTCCTTTCTGAGAGAGCAGTGAAGGGGAGATCCTACGGATGGCGAGGAGGGGTTTGGTGCCAGCTTTCTGGATATGGCTGTCAATTGGCAGGAGGCGGCAGGTTTAGGGAGCCCGGTGGGGTGTGCCTCCCTTGGCAGTGACCCCCAGGGGAGTTCACTGGGGCCTgccagcctgcctgccttcccaggAAAGCAATGagctcctctctttccctcagtGGTggtgcacgggggggggggggggggggggagggggcacaaaGGCCCCCTTCTGGCTACCAGCCCCTGAGCCTAGAGCCAGACAGAAAGCTGAGAGAAGAGGCCAGGGACTGGGCAACGTGCCCCTTGTTCCACCTTGGAACAAGACTGCAGGCTGGAGGGGATGGAGACCCAAGGCCACAGGCCAAAGCAGTTTCCACATAGGTTAAGTGCTAAGAAAGAAACCTGGGGCCAGAgccatttttgtgtttgttttattggAAGCAGGACTCCAGCTCAGGGGGTAAGGCAGAGAGTTCTGTCTGGGGTCTGTCCTTCTGGgccagcaggggaagggggacTGTTAAGAGAGCTAGAGCCCATGGGGACGCCCCTGCACCAAGATAGCAGGATGCTCCTTAACAGCAGCAGGGTAAGGAAACTAGAGAGGAAGAGGTCTTCCCCAGTGACAtagaccgcccccccccccccactgtccTGCCTTCCAGCCGTCTGCTGTCCTTCCTCGCCCCTTGCCTCAGCCGCCAACGGTGGAGAGGGTGCCAAGAGCTCTCCTGGGGCCACACACTGTCCTCGGGAACACCGGATGCCTCCAATCCTCGGGGGTCCTGGGCAAGGCTCAAGAGTCCCCCTGCCCACCGTCCCCTCCCGGAAGAAGGTCCCGGCATGGCTCGGTGGACTTGTGCGTCTCCAGGCAGCCCAAGTGGCGGAGCAGCCAAGCGCCCACGACGCTTCCCTGGGGTCCCCGCCCCGTAGCCCCGGGCCCGGTGCTGACGGCGCGAGGAGCTACGTCCCGAGCACCTCCCGGGCACCGAGCACCGGGGCATGAAAGGCTGGAGATGCGGCTCAAGGTCGGGGCtccgggggcaggaggggccggCCCCGCGAGCTCTCAGGCCATCGGACGCTCCTCCGCGGTCCCGGGCTCAGGTCGCAGGCGCTTGGCGGAGCCTTCGGCAGCCGCGGCTCCCCCCGGGCCCCGCTTGGACGTCGGCGCGGCGGGCTGCGACGAGGGTCCCGGATGGGCGTCCGGGGGCTGGTAGCCGGGCTGGCGCGGATCCAGGGCGTCCTTGCAGAGCAGGATGGCGAGGCCGGGCACGTTCttgaggacactgaggctggcGGCCGGCTCTCCAGGCCTGTGCCCCGGCGCGGGCCCCGGCGGGAGGCTTTGCCACACCTCGCGCACGCTCCGGTAGCGCAGCCGCGTGACCTGGTGCAGGCCCGCCAGGCGGCGCTTGAGGATCTCCGCGCACGTGACGGTCTTGGTGGAGGCTCGACCGCAGCCGCTGAAGACGATGGCGCGCGTGGCGGGCTGCGCCATGCTGGCCGTGGCGAAAGCCAGCAGGTTCCGGATCTTGCTGCCCTCCTTGACCCGCATGTGCACAGCGCCCGGCGCCAGGTCGGCGAAGGGCCCGGAGCCCGGGCcgcccccctcggccccctcgccCCCCGGCGCCTCCTCCGAGCGCACCTTACGGAAGTTCTCCATGCGCCGTCGTTGCCCGGACCGCGGGGGCGCGGACTTGGCCATGGGGCCGCCTCAGCCCTGGGGCTGCATGGCCGCCGCCGCCCCTGGCCAGGGCCCGCAGGTACCGGGGTGCGGGAGCGCCGCGGACGCCGGCGGGCGGGCTGGGACGGCGCGATCCTCGCCCCCGACCGGCTCCAGCGGGCGCCGCTCTCCGCCGCGCTCTCCGCGCCCCGGGCTCCGCGCCTTcagcggccgccccgccccggagcccggagccccgcccccgccaggccccgcccccgccaggccccgcccccgcccgagcCCCGGCCGcctccgggatccagtcccgagTCCCGCCACCGGAGCGGTGCGCGGGGAGGTGCGGCGGCGGCGCCGGGGCGGAGCTGCGGGGCGCAGTTCCCCCGGAGTCGCCATCTGCCCTCCCTGAGCCAGCCCTCGTCAACGGGCGACCTGCGTAAAAACTGTGTGTGCGACGCCAAAGCCGCCTGGAGCCGGGCGCCCCAGCCCTTGCGCCCCCCGTGCCCTCGCAGGGAGGttttgccccccgccccccgggggaACGCCTGCGCCCCGTCCCCCACCCGCGCCCGAGCCGCTCCTCCCGCCTCAAGGACGGCGGGGGCGCGAGCCGCAGAGTGCGGGGGCCCGGCTGCAGCTGCGCCCCGCGCTGCCCCCCGCGCTGCCCTCGGAGCGCCACGTCGCGGCGGCCGGGGACGGGTGGAGCCGGAGCTGGAGCTCGCGGACCCCGGCAGGCCCGGGCCGGGGGTGAGGCTGTGGGCCAGGCTGCCCCTGCGGCGCGTGGGACGAGCCCGGGAGAGCCCCTCCCAAGGGCGCGCCTCCGCGCGTGGAGCGTCCACTGTTGGGGTAAGCCCGGCGCTGCTCCCTGGTGACGTGGACCCCCCCTTTGTCCCGGGAGGAACTCGTTGACGGTCAGCCGCGGCCCCCTGACACCCAGTGGGGTCCATTTCCAAAAAGGAGGCCCGAGGAAGGCAGGTTTTGAGAGGGAGAAGGGTGGCAGGTGGGAAGTGGAGGCCGCGGAGGCGGTGTGGAGCCACCGGGTGCCCCTCTCCGGGAACCCCGCCGGCCGGGAGAGGCGGGACAGAgcgggggctggggtgggaggacaGGATGGGCGCGAAGTTCGCAGGCACTGGGCCCCCCGCAGCGCTGCCCTGGCCCGCGCCGTCGGGCGGGGGAGTGGGGCGGCCCCGGCCCGGGTGGGGGCGACCAGCGCGGGGCGAGCCCCGGAGGCGCGGCCGGGAAGCCTGAAAGTGCGGGCGgcctggcagggcctgggggtggcGGGGCCCAGCCCTGAGCCCGGGCTGCCTGCCGGGgtgcccctctcccttcccaccgCTCCTGTCGCCTCCTCGGCATCGGGTTTGTCCTGGGTCCCGGCCCCTGCTGTTCAGACCCCGGGCTGACCCCGCTACCGCCCTCGGGGAACGGCTGCAGGGTAGACTCGGCGCGCTGGGCTCGGGGCCCTCGGGGTCGTGCTCCGCTTGGAGCCGCGACTGGGGCTGTGCACCAGCTCCCGCGGGCCCCGCGAGGGGCAGCCACGGAGGCCGAGGCACCCCAGCCTCCAGACAACACGCAGGCGGCCTGCAGCGCGTGGCGGGGAGCGGAGAACCTCACATTCCGTTAGCGCGGGGTAGTTGTGGCACTTAGAGGGCAGCTGTTTCGGCTCGGCCTGGGAGCCAGCCCtggaactggggggggggggggggggagtcggGGAGGAGCGAGCTCGCCATCCGCAGGGGCATGCAAGCCTGCGCCGGCCCTTCACTAGGAGGGCCTAGGGCTGCGGCTGGGCGGAAGGTGCCTGGGAGCTCCGGGTTTGCTCCGCGGCCGCCGGGTGGGCCCTCCAaggcgccccccccgccccgccagctGTGGGGCGCTGGATTCACTCCGCTCCCCAGGGGAGGGAGAGCGCGGGAAGGGCCCGCGTCCCCCCCTTCCCCGCTCCCTCTGCAGcacttaaaatgtaaatgtacatCGTGATTAGCCGCAGGGTCGCTAATTACCGCCGAAGCCATTCATTACCCTGTCAACGCGCGTGCTAGCCCGCCGGCTGTGCGCTCCCGCTGGGccgcgggggtgcggggggggggcagggagaggcgaGAAGGTtcgcgcgggggcggggaggggggaggcggggagggcggTGCGGGAGAGCGGACGCGG
This region of Canis lupus baileyi chromosome 32, mCanLup2.hap1, whole genome shotgun sequence genomic DNA includes:
- the RPP25 gene encoding ribonuclease P protein subunit p25, with the translated sequence MAKSAPPRSGQRRRMENFRKVRSEEAPGGEGAEGGGPGSGPFADLAPGAVHMRVKEGSKIRNLLAFATASMAQPATRAIVFSGCGRASTKTVTCAEILKRRLAGLHQVTRLRYRSVREVWQSLPPGPAPGHRPGEPAASLSVLKNVPGLAILLCKDALDPRQPGYQPPDAHPGPSSQPAAPTSKRGPGGAAAAEGSAKRLRPEPGTAEERPMA